In a single window of the Sphingosinicella microcystinivorans genome:
- a CDS encoding DUF2442 domain-containing protein — MAELTRETIKAANERGRIIRETQPHVAAARYDAKTDRVIVDLTNGATFAFSPRLVEGLHDASPAEIAEVEVIGRGFGLRWETLDLDYTVPGLVNGVFGTAKWMAAKAAAARANEAKGGRPRKAG, encoded by the coding sequence ATGGCTGAACTGACGCGCGAAACGATCAAGGCCGCGAACGAGCGCGGACGCATCATCCGCGAAACGCAGCCGCACGTGGCGGCGGCGCGCTATGATGCGAAGACGGACCGCGTGATCGTGGACCTCACCAACGGCGCGACCTTCGCCTTCTCGCCCCGACTGGTGGAAGGGCTGCACGACGCGAGCCCCGCCGAAATCGCCGAGGTGGAGGTCATCGGCCGGGGCTTCGGCCTGCGTTGGGAGACGCTGGACCTTGACTATACGGTGCCGGGTCTTGTGAACGGCGTGTTCGGAACGGCGAAGTGGATGGCGGCGAAGGCTGCCGCGGCGCGGGCGAATGAGGCGAAGGGCGGGAGGCCGAGGAAGGCAGGGTAG
- a CDS encoding type II toxin-antitoxin system CcdA family antitoxin translates to MNASARRTASALKKATNISLSVDLIAEAKALGINISQACERGLAAELAEVRSTRWRAENAKAIGAWNDFVEQEGLPLARHRQF, encoded by the coding sequence ATGAACGCGTCTGCCCGCCGCACCGCATCGGCGTTGAAAAAGGCGACCAACATCTCCCTGAGCGTCGACCTCATCGCCGAGGCGAAAGCGCTCGGCATCAATATTTCGCAGGCTTGCGAGCGCGGCCTTGCTGCTGAACTCGCCGAGGTGCGCAGCACACGCTGGCGCGCGGAGAATGCAAAGGCCATCGGCGCGTGGAACGACTTCGTCGAGCAGGAAGGGCTGCCGCTCGCCCGCCACCGTCAATTCTGA
- a CDS encoding CcdB family protein: MARFDVYRLAEGTHALDVQAELLSDFRTRAVVPLLPARTTPRSLERLHPVFAVGGDDHVMATHLIAAVPLRELGAPVASLADRHEAIMAAIDMLVTGY; this comes from the coding sequence ATGGCGCGCTTCGACGTCTATCGGCTTGCCGAAGGCACGCACGCACTCGACGTTCAGGCCGAACTGCTCAGCGATTTCAGGACCCGGGCCGTCGTTCCGCTGCTCCCCGCAAGAACCACGCCCCGCTCGCTCGAACGCCTGCACCCCGTGTTCGCGGTGGGCGGCGACGATCACGTCATGGCCACGCACCTGATCGCCGCCGTGCCGCTGCGCGAACTCGGTGCACCCGTTGCCTCGCTCGCGGATCGCCATGAAGCGATCATGGCGGCAATCGACATGCTGGTGACGGGATATTGA
- a CDS encoding DNA-deoxyinosine glycosylase encodes MSGNGITPRRDHAFPPVADARTRVLILGSLPGRASLAAREYYANPGNGFWRLMGAVTGVDLPALPYAARLEALLARDVGLWDVIAHAERQGSLDSAIRAPAARDLAAMADTLPALRAIAFNGRTAERIGLRRLGERAGEWRTLTLLSSSGACAVPADAKRENWMRLRAFLQ; translated from the coding sequence TTGAGCGGGAATGGCATAACGCCCCGCCGCGACCACGCCTTCCCGCCCGTGGCGGACGCACGGACGCGGGTGCTCATTCTCGGCAGCCTGCCGGGGCGGGCCTCGCTCGCGGCGCGGGAATATTATGCCAATCCGGGGAACGGCTTCTGGCGGCTGATGGGCGCGGTGACGGGTGTCGACCTGCCCGCCCTTCCCTATGCGGCGCGGCTGGAGGCGCTGCTGGCGCGCGACGTCGGCCTTTGGGACGTGATCGCCCATGCCGAGCGGCAGGGCAGCCTCGACAGCGCGATCCGCGCGCCCGCCGCGCGCGACCTCGCCGCGATGGCGGACACGCTCCCGGCGCTCCGCGCCATCGCCTTCAACGGCCGCACCGCCGAGCGCATCGGCCTTCGCCGGCTCGGGGAGCGCGCGGGCGAATGGCGGACGCTCACGCTCCTTTCCAGCAGCGGCGCCTGCGCCGTTCCCGCCGACGCGAAGCGGGAGAACTGGATGCGGCTTCGTGCGTTCCTGCAATGA
- a CDS encoding 2'-5' RNA ligase family protein encodes MQNVVFHCYFLALRPPTLLATTLAMMGSVYRLAGTRLPADRLHITLAMIGGHYEAPQPKLVERVGEVLHDVPLPAQRPVFNQLVRANDRALLTASEPLTFIESFRHDLVRRLGAAGLAADVPPSPPHVTLAHGHQWRTGTERIDPISWRADELVLVESHVGAGRHTLRAHWPLGGVTETVQLPLPLALPEKMAA; translated from the coding sequence ATGCAGAACGTCGTTTTCCATTGCTACTTCCTCGCGCTGCGTCCGCCCACGCTGCTCGCGACCACGCTCGCCATGATGGGCTCCGTGTACCGTCTGGCGGGCACGCGGCTTCCCGCCGACCGGCTGCACATCACGCTCGCGATGATCGGCGGCCATTACGAGGCACCGCAGCCCAAGCTTGTCGAGCGCGTCGGCGAGGTGCTGCACGACGTGCCCCTCCCCGCCCAGCGCCCGGTGTTCAACCAGCTCGTGCGCGCGAACGACCGCGCGCTGCTCACCGCCTCGGAGCCGCTGACCTTCATCGAGAGCTTCCGCCACGATCTCGTCCGCCGTCTCGGCGCGGCGGGCCTTGCAGCGGACGTGCCGCCCTCGCCGCCGCACGTCACGCTCGCGCACGGCCACCAGTGGCGCACGGGCACGGAACGCATCGACCCGATCAGCTGGCGCGCCGACGAGCTGGTGCTGGTCGAAAGCCATGTCGGCGCGGGCCGCCACACCCTGCGCGCGCACTGGCCGCTCGGTGGAGTGACGGAAACGGTGCAACTCCCGCTGCCGCTCGCCCTTCCTGAAAAGATGGCCGCATAG
- a CDS encoding DUF72 domain-containing protein, whose amino-acid sequence MAAGRIRVGIGGWTYEPWRGSFYPQGLTQARELEYAAARLGAIEINGTFYSSFKPASFAKWAASAPEGFVFTVKASRFTTVRKKLAEGAESVAKFLGQGLEALEDKLGPILWQFPHTKAFDAQDFAGFLKLLPDRIGSRPLRHALEVRHASFEDAAFVKLAKDAGAAIVYADKPGYPTIDEATADFAYARLQRAEEDVPTGYAPKALDDWAAKARGWAEGGRDAFVFMINGAKVRAPAAAAALIERLPAHAP is encoded by the coding sequence GTGGCGGCGGGGCGGATTCGCGTCGGGATCGGTGGTTGGACCTACGAACCGTGGCGCGGCAGCTTCTATCCGCAAGGTCTCACGCAGGCGCGGGAGCTTGAATATGCCGCCGCGCGCCTCGGCGCCATCGAGATCAACGGCACCTTCTACAGCAGCTTCAAGCCCGCGAGCTTCGCCAAGTGGGCGGCCTCCGCGCCGGAGGGCTTCGTCTTCACCGTGAAGGCCTCGCGCTTCACTACCGTGCGCAAAAAACTTGCCGAGGGCGCGGAATCGGTTGCGAAGTTCCTCGGGCAAGGCCTCGAAGCGCTCGAAGACAAGCTCGGCCCCATCCTCTGGCAGTTCCCGCACACCAAGGCGTTCGATGCGCAGGACTTCGCGGGCTTCCTGAAGCTCCTTCCCGACAGGATCGGCAGCCGTCCCCTCCGCCACGCATTGGAGGTCCGCCACGCCAGCTTCGAGGACGCCGCCTTCGTGAAGCTCGCCAAGGATGCAGGCGCGGCGATCGTCTATGCCGACAAGCCCGGCTATCCGACCATCGACGAGGCCACCGCCGATTTCGCCTACGCCCGCCTCCAGCGCGCCGAGGAGGACGTGCCCACGGGCTACGCGCCGAAGGCGCTGGACGACTGGGCCGCGAAGGCGCGCGGTTGGGCGGAAGGCGGCCGCGACGCCTTCGTTTTCATGATCAACGGCGCCAAGGTCCGCGCGCCCGCGGCAGCCGCCGCGCTGATCGAACGCCTCCCCGCGCACGCGCCGTAG
- a CDS encoding endonuclease III domain-containing protein — protein MQFRFDFARFDFEPWRAALSGLVEGARTLPRRLPFDQLVKSMISGRTKDAVSARSYLRLRARFPTGASLAGAAPGDVERLIARVTFPEVKAAHVVDAARRVGQAWPDYDLSRLSGMPPEARLEWLERLPGVGRKVAASTLNASTLRLPVYIVDTHVWRVMRRTGVVPANAAARDVSMFVTESMPDWDGETFTLFHVAVKRLGQTLCRDAEPLCGLCPLAADCATARARGGVRSARRLPRARGPWRR, from the coding sequence ATGCAGTTCCGTTTCGATTTCGCGCGCTTCGATTTCGAGCCGTGGCGCGCTGCGCTCTCCGGCCTCGTCGAGGGCGCCCGGACGCTGCCGCGCCGCCTGCCGTTCGACCAGCTCGTCAAGTCGATGATCAGCGGGCGCACGAAGGACGCCGTTTCGGCCCGGTCATACCTGCGCCTGCGCGCGCGGTTCCCGACCGGCGCGTCGCTTGCCGGGGCCGCGCCGGGCGACGTGGAGCGGCTGATCGCGCGCGTGACCTTTCCGGAGGTGAAGGCGGCGCATGTCGTCGACGCCGCGAGGCGGGTGGGGCAGGCATGGCCGGACTACGACCTGAGCCGTCTCTCCGGGATGCCGCCGGAGGCGCGGCTCGAATGGCTGGAGCGCCTGCCGGGCGTCGGGCGCAAGGTGGCGGCATCGACGCTGAACGCGAGCACGCTGCGGCTGCCCGTCTACATCGTCGACACGCACGTGTGGCGCGTGATGCGGCGCACGGGCGTCGTGCCCGCGAACGCGGCGGCGCGCGACGTGAGCATGTTCGTGACCGAATCCATGCCGGATTGGGACGGCGAGACGTTCACGCTGTTCCACGTGGCGGTGAAGCGGCTGGGGCAGACGCTCTGCCGCGACGCCGAACCGCTCTGCGGCCTGTGCCCGCTGGCGGCGGACTGCGCTACGGCGCGTGCGCGGGGAGGCGTTCGATCAGCGCGGCGGCTGCCGCGGGCGCGCGGACCTTGGCGCCGTTGA
- a CDS encoding alkylphosphonate utilization protein codes for MADDDYVYDVDSGEWISAAEAATRSVVEVRDAGGNLLADGDSVTLVKDLKVKGAGQTLKVGTVIKSIRLTGDPQEIDCRFEGIKGLVLRAEFVKKR; via the coding sequence ATGGCCGACGACGACTATGTATACGATGTAGACAGCGGCGAGTGGATCAGCGCCGCCGAGGCGGCGACGCGGTCCGTCGTCGAGGTCCGGGATGCAGGTGGAAACTTGCTCGCGGACGGCGACAGCGTGACGCTCGTCAAGGACCTGAAGGTGAAGGGCGCGGGGCAGACGCTGAAGGTCGGCACCGTCATCAAGTCGATCCGCCTGACCGGCGACCCGCAGGAGATCGACTGCAGGTTCGAGGGCATCAAGGGCCTCGTGCTGCGCGCGGAGTTCGTGAAGAAGCGGTAG
- a CDS encoding SDR family oxidoreductase — protein sequence MAAKVSRLREDDLPGHESRLEPKPDWEPRYPGSGHLKGKVALITGADSGIGRAVAALYAREGAKVAILYLCEHDDAKETARIVKDEGSKALTIAGDIGDKAFCEDAVTKVVKAFGGIDILVNNAGEQHPDEDIRDITDKQLRRTFQTNVFGMFYLTQAAMPHLKAGAAIINCTSVTMYKGSEELLDYSATKGAITAFTRSLSQNLAGKGIRVNAVAPGPIWTPLNPCGGASEEKLEHFGESTPMGRPGQPSEVAPSFLFLACEDASYMSGQVLHPNGGVVVNG from the coding sequence ATGGCTGCGAAGGTTAGCAGGCTGCGGGAGGACGATCTGCCGGGGCATGAAAGTCGGCTCGAACCGAAACCGGATTGGGAGCCGCGCTATCCGGGCTCCGGGCATCTGAAAGGCAAGGTCGCGCTCATCACCGGCGCGGACAGCGGCATCGGGCGGGCGGTGGCGGCGCTCTATGCGCGGGAGGGGGCGAAGGTCGCGATCCTCTACCTTTGCGAGCACGACGACGCGAAGGAGACGGCGCGGATCGTGAAGGACGAAGGCAGCAAGGCCCTGACCATCGCGGGCGACATCGGCGACAAGGCGTTCTGCGAGGACGCGGTGACCAAGGTGGTGAAGGCGTTCGGCGGGATCGACATCCTCGTCAACAATGCGGGCGAGCAGCATCCGGACGAGGACATCCGCGACATCACCGACAAGCAGCTTCGGCGCACGTTCCAGACCAACGTGTTCGGCATGTTCTACCTGACGCAGGCGGCGATGCCGCATCTGAAGGCGGGCGCGGCGATCATCAACTGCACCAGCGTCACCATGTACAAGGGATCGGAGGAGCTGCTCGACTATTCGGCGACGAAGGGCGCGATCACGGCGTTCACGCGCAGCCTGTCGCAGAACCTTGCCGGGAAGGGCATCCGCGTGAACGCGGTTGCGCCGGGACCGATCTGGACGCCGCTCAACCCCTGCGGCGGGGCGAGCGAGGAGAAGCTGGAGCACTTCGGCGAGTCGACGCCGATGGGCCGCCCCGGGCAGCCGAGCGAAGTCGCGCCGTCGTTCCTGTTCCTCGCCTGCGAGGACGCGAGCTACATGTCGGGGCAGGTGCTGCACCCGAACGGCGGGGTGGTCGTGAACGGCTGA
- a CDS encoding DUF2726 domain-containing protein, which translates to MVDALGTFASLDMIVFVLVLGGVAAGIGLERLLARIGRKQKRRKTWRNGQGPTPAPGALPISITDPAEQLRVVAGAEFTKQALLNKQEARVLYAAERAVAESGLRWRVMAQVSLGEILRSENRRAFAAINSKRVDLLVISQSGEPLAAIEYQGSGHYQNTASIRDAVKKEALRKAGIRYIEVMGKHTADDVRREIGRLAFAETKNPSPV; encoded by the coding sequence ATGGTTGACGCTCTTGGCACGTTTGCTTCGCTGGACATGATTGTGTTCGTGCTTGTTCTTGGTGGGGTTGCCGCCGGCATTGGGCTGGAGCGACTGCTTGCCAGAATCGGCCGCAAACAAAAGCGACGGAAGACATGGCGTAATGGGCAAGGGCCAACGCCAGCACCGGGTGCACTGCCGATCAGCATCACCGATCCCGCAGAGCAGCTGCGCGTCGTGGCCGGAGCAGAGTTTACCAAACAGGCCCTGCTCAACAAGCAGGAAGCCCGTGTTCTTTATGCGGCCGAGCGGGCGGTTGCCGAGAGCGGGCTGAGATGGCGCGTCATGGCGCAGGTCAGTCTTGGTGAAATCCTGCGTTCCGAAAACCGGCGCGCGTTTGCCGCCATCAATTCAAAGCGCGTCGATCTGCTGGTGATATCGCAATCCGGCGAGCCGCTTGCGGCCATCGAATATCAGGGAAGCGGTCATTATCAGAATACCGCCTCCATTCGCGATGCCGTGAAGAAGGAGGCATTACGCAAGGCAGGCATCCGCTACATCGAAGTCATGGGCAAACATACTGCAGACGATGTTCGGCGAGAGATCGGTCGCCTCGCCTTTGCCGAGACCAAGAACCCGTCGCCTGTCTGA
- a CDS encoding DUF1428 domain-containing protein, protein MTYVDGFVLAVPRDRMDDYRKLAELAGKVWMEHGALSYVECVADDVPYGERTSFPRAVQAEDGETVVFSWITYPSREARDAINAKVMTDERLKHDHENAPFDSKRMIYGGFKAFLEF, encoded by the coding sequence ATGACCTACGTCGATGGTTTCGTGCTCGCCGTGCCGCGGGATCGCATGGATGATTACCGGAAGCTCGCGGAGCTTGCCGGGAAGGTCTGGATGGAGCACGGCGCGCTTTCCTACGTGGAATGCGTCGCGGACGACGTGCCTTACGGCGAACGCACCTCGTTTCCGCGCGCCGTGCAGGCCGAGGACGGCGAGACGGTGGTGTTCTCGTGGATCACCTATCCGTCGCGCGAGGCGCGGGACGCGATCAACGCCAAGGTGATGACTGACGAGCGCCTGAAGCACGACCACGAGAACGCGCCGTTCGATTCGAAACGCATGATCTACGGCGGGTTCAAGGCTTTCCTGGAATTCTAG
- a CDS encoding peroxiredoxin, translating to MRMFSLAVAAAAVTVAGPALAALAVGAKAPAFTTKASLAGKPFDFSLAEALKKGPVVLYFFPAAFTPGCTVEANAFADATDDFEKMGATVIGMSNDPIEKLNEFSVKECRNKFAVGVANEKLIEEYDVPLPLRPSRSNRTSYVIAPDGKIIFVHSEMAPKGHITGTFAAVKKWHAEHGAKTKGAD from the coding sequence ATGCGCATGTTCAGCCTTGCCGTTGCAGCCGCCGCCGTCACCGTGGCCGGCCCCGCACTCGCCGCGCTCGCGGTGGGCGCGAAGGCGCCGGCGTTCACGACCAAGGCGTCGCTCGCCGGAAAGCCCTTCGATTTCTCGCTCGCCGAGGCGCTGAAGAAAGGGCCGGTCGTGCTTTATTTCTTCCCTGCCGCCTTCACGCCGGGCTGCACGGTGGAAGCCAACGCGTTCGCCGACGCGACGGACGACTTCGAGAAAATGGGCGCGACCGTGATCGGCATGTCCAACGACCCCATCGAAAAGCTGAACGAGTTCTCGGTGAAGGAATGCCGCAACAAGTTCGCGGTGGGCGTCGCGAACGAAAAGCTTATCGAGGAGTACGACGTGCCGCTGCCGCTGCGCCCCAGCCGCTCGAACCGCACCTCCTATGTGATCGCGCCCGATGGGAAGATCATCTTCGTCCATTCGGAAATGGCGCCGAAGGGCCACATCACCGGCACGTTCGCCGCCGTGAAGAAATGGCACGCTGAGCACGGCGCGAAGACCAAGGGCGCGGACTGA
- a CDS encoding antibiotic biosynthesis monooxygenase family protein, which produces MFVAAYWWRVKPGKEEQFRAAWRRGTELIRERYGSLGSRLHREQDGRFIGMAEWPDEASWRRAYESKMVYNDPETRTAFVDAIADAADEPLLLMDVTDDLLDRADDKPADSLS; this is translated from the coding sequence ATGTTCGTCGCAGCCTATTGGTGGAGGGTGAAGCCGGGCAAGGAAGAGCAGTTCCGCGCGGCCTGGCGGCGCGGCACCGAACTCATCCGGGAACGCTACGGCAGCCTCGGCTCGCGCCTGCACCGCGAACAGGACGGCCGCTTCATCGGCATGGCCGAATGGCCGGACGAGGCGAGCTGGCGCCGGGCATACGAGTCAAAGATGGTCTACAACGACCCGGAAACGCGCACCGCCTTCGTCGACGCCATAGCCGATGCGGCGGACGAGCCCCTGCTGCTGATGGACGTGACCGACGACCTGCTCGACCGCGCGGATGACAAGCCGGCGGACTCGCTGTCATAA
- a CDS encoding catalase, which yields MSDQRPVMTTTAGAPIADNQNSLSAGPRGPVMLQDWQLIEKLAHQNRERIPERVVHAKGWGAHGTFTATADLSRYTRATVFSAVGKATPMLARFSTVAGEMGAADHERDVRGFALKFYTDEGNWDLVGNNTPVFFVRDPLKFPDFIHTQKRHPRSNLRSATAMWDFWSLSPESLHQVTILMSDRGLPQTPMQMDGFGSHTYSFVNAAGERFWVKFHFKTMQGHAHFTNAEAATVVGRTREGYQEALFGTIEAGKFPKWRVCVQIMPETDADKTPYNPFDLTKVWPHGDYPLIEVGILELNRNPDNYFAEIENAAFSPSNIVPGIGFSPDKMLQARLFSYADAHRYRLGTHYESLPVNAPKCPVHHYHKDGQMNFHGQRTGSVDAYYEPNSFGGARQAPEYREPPLRISGDMDRWDHREGNDDYVQPRALFNLFDAGQRARLFSNIAEAMQGVPEEIVERQLGHFARIDPAYADGVRAARAALAASAAAVAAE from the coding sequence ATGAGCGACCAACGCCCCGTTATGACGACCACCGCCGGCGCACCGATCGCCGACAACCAGAACAGCCTGAGCGCAGGTCCGCGCGGGCCGGTGATGCTGCAGGACTGGCAACTGATCGAGAAGCTGGCGCACCAGAACCGCGAACGCATCCCGGAGCGCGTCGTCCACGCCAAGGGCTGGGGCGCGCACGGCACGTTCACGGCCACGGCGGACCTTTCCCGCTACACGCGCGCCACGGTATTCAGCGCCGTCGGCAAGGCGACGCCGATGCTGGCGCGCTTTTCCACCGTCGCCGGAGAGATGGGCGCCGCCGATCATGAGCGCGACGTGCGCGGCTTCGCACTCAAGTTCTACACGGACGAGGGCAACTGGGACCTCGTCGGCAACAACACGCCGGTGTTCTTCGTGCGCGATCCGCTGAAGTTCCCCGACTTCATCCATACGCAGAAGCGGCACCCGCGCAGCAACCTGCGCTCGGCGACCGCGATGTGGGACTTCTGGTCGCTGTCGCCGGAGTCACTGCACCAGGTGACGATCCTGATGTCCGACCGCGGCCTGCCGCAGACGCCGATGCAGATGGACGGCTTCGGCAGCCACACCTATTCGTTCGTGAACGCGGCCGGCGAGCGCTTCTGGGTGAAGTTCCACTTCAAGACGATGCAGGGCCACGCGCACTTCACCAATGCCGAGGCGGCAACGGTCGTGGGGCGGACACGCGAGGGCTATCAGGAAGCGCTGTTCGGCACGATCGAGGCGGGCAAGTTCCCGAAGTGGCGCGTCTGCGTGCAGATCATGCCGGAAACCGACGCGGACAAGACGCCGTACAACCCCTTCGACCTCACCAAGGTCTGGCCGCATGGCGACTATCCGCTGATCGAGGTCGGCATCCTCGAGCTGAACCGCAACCCGGACAATTATTTCGCGGAAATCGAGAACGCCGCCTTCTCGCCGTCGAACATCGTGCCGGGCATCGGCTTCTCGCCCGACAAGATGCTGCAGGCGCGCCTCTTCAGCTATGCCGACGCGCACCGCTACCGGCTCGGCACGCATTATGAATCGCTGCCGGTGAACGCGCCGAAATGCCCGGTCCACCACTATCACAAGGACGGGCAGATGAATTTCCACGGCCAGCGCACCGGGTCCGTGGACGCTTACTACGAGCCGAACAGCTTCGGCGGGGCGCGGCAGGCGCCCGAGTACCGCGAGCCGCCGCTGCGTATCTCCGGCGACATGGACCGGTGGGACCACCGCGAGGGCAACGACGACTACGTGCAGCCCCGCGCGCTGTTCAACCTGTTCGACGCCGGGCAGCGGGCGCGCCTGTTCTCCAACATCGCCGAGGCGATGCAGGGCGTGCCGGAGGAGATCGTCGAGCGGCAGCTCGGCCACTTCGCGCGCATCGACCCGGCCTATGCCGACGGCGTGCGCGCGGCGCGGGCGGCGCTTGCCGCCAGCGCGGCGGCGGTCGCGGCCGAGTAG
- a CDS encoding dienelactone hydrolase family protein, with the protein MTTDRLPEDRNWVASSGLSRRGVLVGGTFAAGFAAAVQPVAASTIKTDIEGLDERTLSISVRQGRMPAYRVKPAGSGRAPVILVVHEIFGVHEWIKDICRRLAHAGYYAIAPDLYARWGDATKESDIQTLVSTIVSKVPDPIVMADLDAAAAFAAADGGDPSKLGITGFCWGGRITWLYAAYSPRVDAGVAWYGRLTGENKPPITTSQPIEIAARLKAPVLGLYGGKDKGIPVADVEAMQAALGKADSPSKIILYPDADHGFLADYRPSYDEAAAKAAWDEALGWFKANLK; encoded by the coding sequence ATGACAACCGACCGTTTGCCCGAAGACCGGAACTGGGTCGCTTCGAGCGGCCTCTCCCGCCGCGGCGTGCTCGTCGGCGGCACGTTCGCCGCGGGCTTCGCCGCCGCCGTCCAGCCCGTCGCCGCGAGCACGATCAAGACCGACATCGAGGGGCTCGACGAACGCACGCTCTCGATCTCCGTGCGGCAGGGTCGGATGCCCGCCTACCGCGTGAAACCCGCGGGCAGCGGCCGCGCGCCGGTGATCCTGGTGGTGCACGAGATCTTCGGCGTCCACGAATGGATTAAGGACATCTGCCGCCGCCTCGCCCACGCGGGCTATTATGCGATCGCGCCCGATCTCTATGCGCGCTGGGGCGATGCGACGAAGGAATCCGACATCCAGACGCTGGTCTCGACCATCGTTTCGAAGGTTCCCGACCCGATCGTCATGGCCGATCTCGACGCGGCGGCGGCGTTCGCGGCAGCGGACGGCGGCGACCCGTCGAAGCTCGGCATCACCGGCTTCTGCTGGGGCGGGCGCATCACGTGGCTCTACGCCGCCTACAGCCCGCGCGTCGATGCGGGCGTGGCGTGGTACGGACGGCTCACCGGCGAGAACAAGCCGCCGATCACGACCAGCCAGCCGATCGAGATCGCCGCGCGGCTGAAGGCGCCCGTGCTCGGGCTCTACGGCGGCAAGGACAAGGGCATCCCGGTCGCGGACGTGGAAGCGATGCAGGCGGCGCTCGGCAAGGCGGACTCGCCCTCGAAGATCATCCTCTACCCGGACGCGGACCATGGCTTCCTCGCCGACTACCGCCCCAGCTACGACGAGGCGGCGGCAAAGGCGGCGTGGGACGAGGCGCTCGGCTGGTTCAAGGCGAATCTGAAATAG